The Deltaproteobacteria bacterium DNA segment CGGTTGTCTTAGCCCTCACGACCACGCTTGCGGGCTTACTCTCACTGACCAGTGTTCCCCTGGCGCCGATGCGTGCCTTCGGCCTCTATGCTTCGCTTGGCGTTTTTCTGGCCTTGGTTGGAACCATCTTTTTATTGCCAGTCTTGATGAGCTTTTGGTGCAAACGGACGCCGCCGAAAAGTGGTTCGCCTGTCCGCTACGTGGTCGATGACCAATTGCGGGCTCTTCTTTCGAAGGTGAGTGCAATCTCCCGGCAGCGCACAGGTCTCACGCTCAGTGTGTTTATCGTTGTATCGATTGTTGCGGGTTACGGCGTTTCACTGGTGAAAATCGAGACGAATTATACGCAAGTCGTAAAAGATGGCTACGGCATGAGTGAAGTGGTTCGGCTGATCGACCAACTCTTTGGCGGCACATCAAACCTGGAGGTTATCCTCGATACGGGAGCAGCCGACGGTGCGAAATCTCCAGAGGTTCTTCATGCCATGGATAAGTTCGTGGAACTCAGCCTTGAAGGTGGGTCCGAATTCGTCAACCGCTCTTTCTCCTTGGTAAAACTTACCAAAGAATCTTACCAGCGGCTCACCGACGACAGCCCTGAGAACTATAAAATTCCAGAGGGTGCGGCCGCGGTGGCCCAAACGTTATCGCTCTATGAGTCGGCCGATCCAGAGAATCGAAAACTCTTTGTGGACGATAATTGGCAAATCGCTCGGATTACCTTCAGTGGATACAGTAAAGGCTCAAGTGCTTATACGGTCTTTATGAAAGACCTGGACGGGTGGTTGGATGAATCCTTTGGCCCGCTTCAAGAGAAATACCCAAACCTTAAATGGCACGTTTCTGGGAACATCTCGCTGATTATGCATTTTGCGAATCTTTTTACAGAGGCTCAGATCAGCTCGTTTGGTATCGCTCTGGGAGTCATCTGTTTGATTGTTTTGGTGGCTTTCGGTTCTCTCAAGTTTGGGCTTTTGGCCATGATTCCGAACCTCTTTCCTATCTTTATTTTGGTAAGTGCGGCTGGGTGGCTAGGTTTTCCGTTCGATGCGGATACACTCATTGTTATCCCTATTGCCATTGGTATTGCGGTGGATGATACGATTCACTTCCTCTCACATTACCGAACCAAGCTATTGGAGGGAATGAGCCAGGACGAGGCGATTGAGACCACGGTCCAAGAAGTAGGGCAGGCGATGACTTACACGACAGTCATTCTGGTTCTTAGTTTTCTGACCTACACTTTCTTGCTCTACAAGCCGATGACTGCTTTCGGTGTACTGTCTTCTATCTCGATTGCGGCTGCCTTGATTGCGGATTTGTTTATAATCCCTATTTTGCTTCGACACTTTAAACCCTTTGCTGCAAAGGAAGAGATTCTATGTTCTCAACAACCATCGGTTTAGTAGCTCTCTTAGCTCTGAGTGCGCCCTCGGGACGTGACATCGTTGATTCGATGGACAAAGT contains these protein-coding regions:
- a CDS encoding MMPL family transporter, coding for VVLALTTTLAGLLSLTSVPLAPMRAFGLYASLGVFLALVGTIFLLPVLMSFWCKRTPPKSGSPVRYVVDDQLRALLSKVSAISRQRTGLTLSVFIVVSIVAGYGVSLVKIETNYTQVVKDGYGMSEVVRLIDQLFGGTSNLEVILDTGAADGAKSPEVLHAMDKFVELSLEGGSEFVNRSFSLVKLTKESYQRLTDDSPENYKIPEGAAAVAQTLSLYESADPENRKLFVDDNWQIARITFSGYSKGSSAYTVFMKDLDGWLDESFGPLQEKYPNLKWHVSGNISLIMHFANLFTEAQISSFGIALGVICLIVLVAFGSLKFGLLAMIPNLFPIFILVSAAGWLGFPFDADTLIVIPIAIGIAVDDTIHFLSHYRTKLLEGMSQDEAIETTVQEVGQAMTYTTVILVLSFLTYTFLLYKPMTAFGVLSSISIAAALIADLFIIPILLRHFKPFAAKEEILCSQQPSV